AAATTGCTCTTCCTCCCAAATTTTATCCTCTTCATCCTCCTCATTATCATCAACAACAACACTCTCCTTTTCAGCATATCTAACATTAGGACCAATAACATCACTCCCGTTGTCAAAATCATCAAACACACCACCAGGAAGAGCGCTCTCTTTCTTATTATTGAGCCCAACCATGGCAACTCGAGTCCGAAACTCCGGCTCCTCATCGCTAAAACCCTCAGCAGTACCAAGATTAGAACCACCTCCTCCGCCACCATCCAAAGAAATATAATCAGGAGCAGAAACCCTAGACTTGCGTAACCGCTCCTTTCTTGCCCTAATTTTCCGTATAGTGTCCTCATCCGGAATCAAACCTAAAGAAGAGAACCGATCATTCGTACTGTGAAAATCTCCGGCGTCGTCTTCGCCGTGGTCGCCCTGATTATCTTGTCGACTGGTTAAATCATCCTGAGTGGGCTTGAGGAGACCCTTCAGAATAATTTTAGGTTCCGCCGAAGAAGACGAGGGTTTGGAGAACAGAGTGCGAGTATTCTTTTGAAGCTCAAGAAGTGCTTCTTTAGTATAAGTACCAGCTTGCGGGCGGAAGAGATTActgttattattattgttagcAGTGGCAGTTGAATTAGACGGCGGTTGACGATCTTTAGCGACGGTGAGTTTGTGAGAGGATTTTTTGGTTGCTTTTGGTTTATTGCTGGATGATGATTTTGTGGAAATGCGAGGGGTTTGTTCGTCGGTTTCTTCGTCGTCTGCGAAGCTTAGTAGCTTCTTTGGTTTTGTAGAAGGGGGTTTGCGAGAGGAGGAGAGGGAAAGTGCTGGTGTGGTGGTGGAATTGGCGGCGATTTTTGATTTAGAGTCTTTGTTTCCGTCGTCGTCTATGTCTTCGTCGCCTCTGCGGCGGAAATTTCTTGATTTGGCAGAGGCGCTGCTCATGGTTGGGGAATTTGCTGATTTCTAATGATTTTGTTACAATAGAGTTCGAAAAGTTTCTCTGTAATGGTTCTGATTCTTCAATGTGATTCAACTAAACTGAAATTTCGCCCGCTCTTTTCTAAGTCCAGCCCATCATCAAgcccaattttaatttattaattttagttattaaaatttaatttgaacaaaGCATCTATTCACCCCTTCAAGTTGGTGCGAAGCATAAAAAATCAATTCTAAAAAATTGGACAAAAGAACTCTAATTTTCTGGCAAACTGTTTCAAAAAACTCATctgaaaaaaaagaataaattacctatttaaaaaaattgaaatctaaTTAACACCCATTACAGCCGGCACCtccaccacctccaccaccaccaccaccacaacCAGCTATCGCTGCTCTTACTTCACCACCAACACAAACACAAAGTTGTAAATGAGGCGGCTAGCGTTCGTTAGAGAAAAAGATGGCAGTTTCCGAGATCCTCAAATCTtaacaaagaagaaaaaaattaaatggaaaaaagataaaagaaagtcATAAGACAAATGCAGAAAAGGTcctaacatttttatttaaaattgatataatatttatatttttaaaattataagaaaataattgacatttaaatattatatgccaattttaaaaatagaatagaTTTTAaggacttttaaaaaaaatatactaattgGAGTGTAATTCATTGTCGAGGGTGAGAGTAGGAGAGGGGTTCTTGACCCGGTTTGCCGAAAGTTGCAGTCTTTTTGTCCAGTTTCTCTAAAATTGCGTGTTTTGTTACTTTGTCCAACATCAAGGGAtgatttgatcctttgttcattttaatttttcctCAAAAGcaatttttttcaatcaaaatgCATATATGGTTGCAAGAATTTGCCGTGGCAACCAATTTTactagttttttttaaagatttttcatatactagtttcgcattacgtgctatggacgtggctcgtaacgtaactcgtcatattaataaatttattataattatatcattttttatttataattaatattgaattaGTTAAgattttttgtaaaagtaaatataatatattcagttattaatttttttttcaagattgaaatttaaataataatatattgaccaatacattgttttgattttgtagttcaatcaaactaaaagataggtattcctactaatttggagacaatttagttattttttacatactaaaaactaaattggagataatttagctacctattctaattatgactttaattataatagtgattaattaaataactaattagttaatgacaataaaatctttatttattaataaattgaaaggactattcagtaaatttgcttgtctctcccctccatccgtgcttttatatatagtatagatagatacatatataattttattttgaagaaaaaattgtaaataaaaattatacattGCAAGTTTTACGGGTACAAGAAGAGAAAAATTCGACTGCTAAACACATTAAGAAATCTAATTGAAACAAACTTAAAGCtgaataattaaactaaaaagatCACCTCATTTAGTTCTAACTCAGTTGGCTAAGGAGTGAGGCATAAGTCCCAAGGGTCCTGGGTTCGAACCCCCTTGTGGacaaaaaggaagaaaaagaagaagatttaTGGAGAAGACATCTGGAGAAGGCTCACACGTCAGAAGCAGCGGCTGCGGCATCATTCCGTCATATTGGCGAGCTCGGCGATGCATTCAACGTAAACGGTGTGGATGGCGTGAATGGCGAATTTGCACATATTTGTAAAAAAAGAGTAGAATGTATATATATAGCTTtgtttgtaactttgtaaatttGTAGCTTTGTTTATAGTAGTAGTAGTATGTAATATTTATCTCTGTTAAAAAGCATCCACAAACAATGTGCAATAAATTGCCAGATCATCACTCTATTGCAATGTCTTCCATTCCATCTTTTAAAGTACGGATAATctcataaaaattcattaactttatatattttttcattttagtaccgccgtttaaaaattgtcattttcatttatcagcttttaatttttcttaaatccaTATACCGTTTAAAAATCCGGCAAAAATTGATGACATGTCACTATCTGGTTCGTTATGGCATATCAATATCCGCTTGCCAACTCAACAATTTTCACCGGACTTTTAAACGGTgtataactttaaaaaaaattgatagttggtgtatgaaaacgataatttttaaacgtcgtgattaaaataaaaaaatgtgtaactttgatgaatttttatgacattaactctTTAAAGTATAATGAATAGATGagacattatttttattttcaatatatatatatatatatatatatatatatatatatatatatatatatatatatatatatataattataataaattaatactttaaaaaacaatttcaatagttttagaaaaataattaagttataaattataaaataattaatgattAATACAAGAGAGTTTaactaaatatataaaaaagctTAATATAAGAAATGTAAGAGTTTGTGTGTGAAGAAATGAATTTAGAATTCAaaaggtagcacggaaacgacATGAAACAGACACGGGGAAgcgacaaatatttaaaatgaaggacacgaaacgtgggagaaacatgtaaataaaaaaaaatatagggatatatttataatattaaaaattataaaatattatatacattaaattttatttatatatttatgccaattaataaaagaaatcaaatataattaaatccaataaaaataagaaaataagtttTACTGTAgataaattaaacaataaaaattgtggataattgattcaaaaaaattattaattgaaaacttttcaggttttttttttctaactatataatttgttttatttacgAAAACGGCCTGAAACATTTCCTTATGAGTTTCCGAGAATTTCTGAGaatttccggtttccgaaacgggacacACAAGTTCGTCGAattttccgtgcttcttagttCTTCTTCCATCGATTTTGGATGAAATTGGGTTAGCTATTCAGAGAGCAAAGAGAACGTTTCATCAAGTCTTTTTTTCTTTACCAAAGATAGAATACGACTCTTAAAATCTGAACTTATTAGTTACGGCGGCAGAATTCGAACATAATCTCTTAATACACTTGGAGATGCCTTAACCATCTAAAATTGGCCTCAATAGCTATCAACTTATTTTTTGCCTTAGCCCCCTAAAGTTATCTTTTGCGACTCCCATAAACCCAATgttgaataaattaattactaattactaatatatataatttaaatttcaaaagtcaaaagattataattaaaaaaaaaaattggttgaTGGTGctaaactaaataaatttaatttgttactGTTTTATTGAAGAGATTGATATGGGAACCTCCAAAACACCATTTTTTTTTGTCGGATCCAAAACACCATTGAGTCCGTTCAATATTATTGATAATGGGAGAAAGTGTACTGACTGGTATAGAAGAGAGCTATTATACTCTCTATTACAGCCATGGTGGACGCTTTCTTACCTTTTTCTTCACTAGTTTGTTGAGATGATCAAACCATCTTTTGCATTTTATAAGCATGAACATTCTCTGAGTCATGCGATTGACAAGATACAACTAATAAATAACCACTAGTTAATATTGGCAATATTCAACTGAAAAGTTAGTTCATTGCATTTATGAAACCTATACTGAGATGAAATGAAATGGTTGTAAAAACTGAAGAGAATTTTATGAATAGAACACTGATTTTCTAGATTTGTTTTAACATCTCTGACAGAGGATTATACAAGACTCGGGGTGTAAACGAGCCGACCCGAACTTGAGTTATGCCAAACTCAATCTTTAGCTCGAGTATGTAATACAAGCTTAAGCTCGAGCTCGAATGGGCTTGAATTCTCAAACTTGAGCTCAAACTCAAACGACATCCGAATTACTCGAGTTCGAACTCAACTGATTTCAATAAGGGACAAATCTAATTATTCATTATGTTTTCAAGTTTGTTTCactataaaatatgaaattcaaTCAATTAAGTTTGATATACACTATATGAAGCAAATAcgctaaaaataaataacaattttatgtTTGTAAGAGCACGAACCTCTATAATTGATAGTTAAGCTCAGCTGAAAAACTCAAGTAGCTCGAGCTTGACTCAAATTTTTAGAGTCAATCTAGAGTTTTCTCCGAGTAGATCTCGAGTAACTCAAGAGTAGTCCAACTCGTTTATACCCCTAAAACAAACTACCCAATTTTCTAGATTTCTAGATTCCTCAACCATCTCATACCATACTGGTATAAGTTATAGTCGAGAATAAAAGTTTTCTTGTCtagtactccctccggtccataatatttgacgcatttgagaaattgttttggtccataatatttgtcatgttataatattaagagagcattaattgctatttttccatatttacctcccattaatttattgaaataatacaaaaaacaaatgaaaattgtagtcataaatataaacaagtttcaatgtagggttaacttagtaaaagtgtttacaaattaaatcttaattcttgtgttaaagccaaatgcgacaaatatcatagaccggagggagtaataaactGAGAAGTAGTGTAATTCAAGCTGAAGAGAACACAAggaagatgaaaaaaaaaagcatagAGAAAGAGAATTACAGAAAGAGAACTGAGGAAGAATGAACACTTAACTGTTGGTATTATTGCCTAACCTCTGTTAGCATTCtgccttttctttattttattagttacaTAAGCTGATTAACTAATTGCAAACAACTAGCTAATCTAACAGCAGGGACTATCTACAGCAATTATAACAACTAAATCCAACTCACCAGTCTTTAGAAGATTAGGAAATACCAaccgatatatatatatcaacacCCAACAAACAAATTTACTGTATCCATGTCATGACACAGATCATCTATTGGTTCATTTAGATATATAGAAATCAAATCACTTCCATCTAAGAGATTTAGTGTTTGATGTTAATAGTGTTAATCATAGAAAATTTGAGTAGTAAGCAATGCTCTTCAAGGATAAGCAGAAGATAAGTTGGTTGGATAAGAATACCCTATAGTTTCAGAGTGATGCTAACTGCTAAATCATCTACATCATCTAAAATTTGGCTTATTCAAAGGTAATTGAGCTCGTGAGCAAACTAAATTCTCCATGGCCTTACATTCTCCTTACTCTTGCAGAGTATTTGGGAGAATGCAGAAAGCTGATGTCATGTTTTTTAGCAGTTACTGTTAGTAAACTGTCAAGACATGACAGCCATAGACACTAGTATTAGTTTTGAAGGGAAGAAAGAAATCGGAAAATAAAGCTTTGTTCTTcttagcacggacacttcatccCATCAACGTTCCCGTTTCGGAcacaaaacttcattttgttacagagtaaatcttaaaataacactgtttaGCCGTAGTTCTTCTATAACGGGAAAGAAAAAGAGGATCCAACTGCATTTTTTATGAAAAGCAAATATCTCAATTCTCATCTCAACATAACAAGGGAAAGAGGGGAATGGTTTaggaaaaacctttaaaaaagcTGCTGAATTCCCACCATATTTGAGTGCACATTTAACTACCATATTTAGCTcgaaaccaaatcaaaaaacaaaatacaaatttccaaataaatattcaaattcaaTAACAAAATTTGATATTATCCATGGAAATAATCATAACATTAATTAGTAAACAAGAGAAAACAAGAGAACTTTTctctaattatttttacataacAGTAAGAATTTACATATTATTATTTGCAGCAGCAGCAAAGATAATGATAAAATCTTGTATAGGTGACAATTGGGGTAAAATTACATAGTACACACACATACATACAAACAAACACTGCACAACAAATGAGAAATTTTGTTGAATAATGAAGCTTTGTAtgattaattaatccaaaacaaaaatcaaataaaaatagagagagagagagaggaagAAATACTAACTTGCTAAGGAATCAATCAAGAAATTCAAACTCATCTTCCTTGAGATGCGCAAAGAATTTGACAGCGCCGCGACCTTCAACCTCAATCAAAAATTCCACTTTGTAAGGGAAATTAGCAGAAATTCGTTTGCCTTTCCAGAGCGCGACGTACTGCTTGAGCCGACCTTCTTTACCGGTGAGATCTAATTCCGGGATCCGAGGAACGTGGTAGACCTTCAGGGGAGCTTTTACCCTAACCCTAGCTCCTACCTTAGTTTGTTGCTCCTGCTCTTCCACGGTTGTCGACGACGGTGACGCTTGGCATGAAACTAACATCGTTCTCCTACTCGTACTCTTCTCTTTCGTAATTATAATGGAGGCAGGAGTAGTTTTAGTTATGGAAGTTGTTAGGAAGCTGTGGAGAGGAGCAAGACATGATGTGAATTTTTTAGTACTATAACTGTCGCAGTAAGCCGCCGGAAATGAGGAAGAAGAGGAAGTTAGATTCATGGAGAAGAGAGGAAAACGGGCGGAGGCGGTGGCTGAGGCGGAGGCTGCCGATGGTAAAACCAGAGGTGTGGAACtcatttcttttcttctttttgtttttgttttgttttcgtagCTAATTTTTTAGCTCTTATATTCGGATAAGGTCCCTCTTCTAAAATCACCCTTTCTTTTGTACAGGTCATTtgcatttataaatttaaaactaataataattagtacaaaaatataataacaaaaaaattcaaaaatatcacAATATtactttattataaaaatagcactttaaaatgaaaagagttGAACCCTCACaccaatcaaactaaaaaaaggttaaatttagtttttttaatttttgattattaataaaaatagaatttcaGTCAGATATTTCAttagttaattttgttttgttatccaaacttaattaaaaaaaaactagatgTATATGgtctaatataatttaataaataaaatatgattttatttttatactcataacaaatttctaaaaacattCTTTAAAAAGATATCAATcgaagaaaatagaaaaaaaaattagaactattttctaaataaaagtttatgatactttttttttttgaaatagagTATCAAAgatatagaaaaaattaatgtaaCCGTTGTACCATATTATTCATGCAACAAATTAACTATgtaaaatttttaataagtgaaagaataaataattaatgaaatCTATATCACAAATGCTAGTTCATAAAACTTTGTATAGGGaacatactttttttttcatctcTAATTAAAAGCTACATACAACTTTAAGAATATAATGAGCAAATCCACATTTGATAATTTCAAATTTCTAATGCTACTTCTTGATATTTCTCTTTCGAGAGAAGCTTCTCTGAATGAAAAATTTGCattcaaatgaaaaaacacTAAATTTTGTCAATAAACTGCACCATATTACAGACAATGGAACATCAGCAAATGAGAATTTTGAGAGCTGTAATAGGAATTGGATAATGATACCTGTCTATCTCACATGTCCTAGGTTTACAGCTAGCCACCAAATTTTAATCCTCTCAACTTATCAATACTGATCGAACTATCAGAATAGAAGGGAAAAAAACGAGGAACGCTTCAAAAAAGCCGACCCTTTCGAGTTTCCAGCTCTTTCCTAGATTGAAGTTGTATTCAAAAAGGGGCAGATAAGACATGAAATCTGAAGAGGTACCCATGTGAACAGAAAGCAAGAGTTCTTTACTTTACAATATTAACATCTTTAGTCGGCCGTATACAAGCTAACAACCAGGGCCCTTAAAGGGAGAAAACTGTTTAAGGCAGAATTTCAATACAATGATCTGCTCGTGCCGACAATGAGTGCACAATAAACAACAGACTACCAATGCATCACCGCAGAAGACATTTACAAAAACCTCACATGTGCAATGGCACGATCATGGGGCTAAAATCGGGGGttaagcaaaagaaaaaaaagacggTTCAAGGATATTCTCTCCATTTATACCAATCACAACATGAAAATATCGGAAAACTAACCCTGGAACCTTTCCGATTTCAAAAAGATGGCTCAAGTATGTTAAATGTGATGGCTTGCAGGGCGACCGATGAGTCTGCACTGTTCCGGCAGCAGAT
This window of the Mercurialis annua linkage group LG5, ddMerAnnu1.2, whole genome shotgun sequence genome carries:
- the LOC126683392 gene encoding ferredoxin-thioredoxin reductase, variable chain, with amino-acid sequence MSSTPLVLPSAASASATASARFPLFSMNLTSSSSSFPAAYCDSYSTKKFTSCLAPLHSFLTTSITKTTPASIIITKEKSTSRRTMLVSCQASPSSTTVEEQEQQTKVGARVRVKAPLKVYHVPRIPELDLTGKEGRLKQYVALWKGKRISANFPYKVEFLIEVEGRGAVKFFAHLKEDEFEFLD